The Acipenser ruthenus chromosome 37, fAciRut3.2 maternal haplotype, whole genome shotgun sequence genome has a window encoding:
- the LOC117397929 gene encoding fumarylacetoacetate hydrolase domain-containing protein 2 isoform X2, which translates to MSLPIRSLQGASRLSDWLLRSGGRRCLSRGMRLVQFRRGGGSPEVRVGVQQREGGELVDLNSFDPSLPHSMRGFLERGESGLDTAQRALSSGQHLVPLSEASLLSPITGPDKVICVGMNYVDHCLEQGVAIPSEPIIFSKFPSAIAGPCDDIIHPAQTKELDWEVELAFVIGKTGKHIKEEEALGHVAGFTVAHDVSARDWQMKRNGKQWLLGKTFDTFCPLGPAIVTTGALSDPHNLGIRCRVNGRVVQDSNTNQMVFKTEALVSWVSQFVTLYPGDVFLTGTPPGVGVFRKPPVFLKKGDVVECEIDEIGLIRNTVV; encoded by the exons ATGAGCCTGCCTATCAGATCCCTGCAAGGTGCGAGCAGACTCTCTGATTGGTTGCTGCGGAGCGGCGGGAGGCGGTGCTTGTCCAGAGGGATGCGATTGGTGCAGTTCCGGCGGGGAGGCGGGTCCCCAGAGGTGCGGGTTGGAGTGCAGCAGCGGGAGGGGGGGGAGCTGGTGGATCTGAACTCCTTCGACCCCTCCCTGCCACACAGCATGAGGGGCTTcctggagagaggggagagtggcCTGGACACAGCACAGAG AGCCCTGTCCAGCGGTCAGCACCTCGTCCCTCTCTCGGAGGCCTCCCTGCTGTCTCCCATCACTGGCCCGGACAAGGTGATCTGTGTGGGGATGAACTACGTGGATCACTGTCTGGAGCAGGGCGTGGCCATCCCCTCCGAGCCCATCATCTTCAGCAAGTTCCCCAGCGCCATCGCCGGCCCCTGCGATGACATCATACACCCCGCCCAGACCAAG GAGCTGGACTGGGAGGTGGAGCTGGCTTTTGTCATTGGGAAAACAGGAAAGCACATCAAG GAGGAGGAGGCTCTGGGCCACGTCGCTGGTTTCACCGTGGCGCACGACGTGAGCGCACGGGATTGGCAGATGAAGCGCAACGGGAAGCAGTGGCTGCTGGGAAAGACGTTTGACACATTCTGCCCCCTAGGGCCGGCGATCGTCACTACAGGAGCCCTGTCCG acCCGCACAACCTGGGGATCCGTTGCCGTGTCAACGGGCGTGTGGTTCAGGACAGCAATACTAATCAGATGGTCTTCAAAACAGAGGCGCTGGTTTCCTGGGTCTCGCA GTTTGTCACGCTGTACCCCGGAGACGTCTTCCTCACTGGGACCCCGCCTGGCGTCGGGGTTTTCAGGAAGCCGCCGGTTTTCCTCAAG AAAGGGGATGTCGTGGAGTGTGAGATCGATGAGATTGGACTCATCCGCAACACAGTGGTGTGA
- the LOC117397772 gene encoding glycerol-3-phosphate acyltransferase 2, mitochondrial isoform X1: MLLDRGDATLGNPPPAQPIRSRAGVSWSLKIKKKLKGVTPFLGKFRPTVGQCCHQCTPESLGMKLLKNSPSLGFQNVLHVNETRTRFRGWLVRRVCGLLFVQERKVYPSPAGDRAERVLRSSRVQSLISSGGPTGGAVAGEGSSHIGETAIAATARRGQAVQILEGIQTSISSPLLRLAGWILLKLLGRMFANVQVSLNQLATLHKAPQLHGAPLVFVAVHKSSLDYALVPLVLFCHSLRVPYMVSSTDLEHTWLRPILQKVGVIFAPRCPMGKKDTETGALQCAVLSSFVSELLSEGQHLLLFLEEPGCVERRPSPCSAQGLSWVREAVCSGVVPDVALVPVGIAYDAPLEGLGGSCQQAPRCGGFLSLLLSALSLLGRSHGCVRLDFGQPFSLKEMISSGRLPVRGLPLEDILLPAVMGSRSDSLFADKSLGWVLPVAACPQLEEQECHLVASLCKHLLYSATSCSAVMSTSMLSCLLLHRHRKQGVAVPQLARDFSWLLEEVLFRNRDVGFGGSLPEVLCHSMTLLRDSLVLCTPPSAPAPLVAPRSTPQAAMTLSRHCGALQHLFIHEAVGACAVSAMLSEMMDCVNIDEMDFDVALCQEELTERVAQLCQLLPSEALLLPPCQSVYSFAQDSIDSLVRCGILVMEELPRERPLCDLWGRRQALLWKSFDDLSNSDSDCEEPPDRRSYKLNQPNHCPDFFFLCSVLSPLLRALSWSVCGLQHLYSPLTESECIERMQGFLLDKAQGESSYFESATLEMAATAVWTLRDLGVLKEEPGEGGAVCLRLSEAFEQPLAQGKLCRFIERFLYH; the protein is encoded by the exons GTGTCTTGGAGTCTGAAGATCAAGAAGAAGCTGAAAGGGGTGACCCCGTTTTTGGGGAAGTTTCGTCCGACAGTGGGGCAATGCTGTCACCAGTGCACCCCGGAGAGCTTG GGAATGAAGCTGCTCAAGAATTCTCCCTCTCTGGGATTCCAGAATGTCCTGCATGTAAATGAAACCCGCACGAG GTTCAGAGGCTGGCTGGTGAGGCGGGTGTGCGGGTTGCTTTTCGTTCAGGAGCGCAAGGTGTACCCCAGCCCAGCCGGAGACAGAGCAGAGCGGGTGCTCCGCAGCAGCAG AGTTCAGAGCCTCATTTCCTCTGGCGGGCCAACAGGGGGTGCTGTGGCAGGAGAAGGGAGCTCTCACATTGGGGAGACTGCAATAGCAGCGACGGCCAGGAGGGGGCAGGCTGTGCAGATCCTGGAGGGGATTCAAACCTCAATCTCCTCTCCTTTACTCAG GCTAGCTGGGTGGATCCTGCTGAAGCTTCTCGGCCGCATGTTTGCGAATGTGCAGGTCAGCTTGAACCAGCTGGCAACGCTGCACAAAGCTCCACAGCTG CACGGGGCTCCACTGGTTTTCGTCGCCGTTCACAAGTCCAGTCTGGATTACGCACTGGTGCCACTGGTCCTGTTTTGTCACAGTCTGAGGGTTCCCTACATGGTCAGCAGCACAGATCTGGAGCACACCTGGCTCAG GCCCATCCTGCAGAAAGTGGGCGTGATCTTCGCCCCGCGCTGTCCAATGGGGAAGAAGGACACAGAGACTGGCGCTCTGCAGTGTGCTGTGCTGAGCTCA TTTGTCTCTGAGCTCTTGTCTGAGGGGCAGCACCTCCTGCTGTTCCTGGAGGAACCTGGATGTGTTGAGCGGCGCCCGTCTCCCTGCAGCGCGCAGGGGCTGTCCTGGGTTCGAGAGGCAGTGTGCAGTGGAGTTGTGCCCGACGTGGCGCTGGTACCAGTGGGCATCGCGTATGACGCACCACTGGAAGGGCTGGGGGGCTCTTGTCAGCAG GCTCCTCGCTGTGGTGGGTTTCTGTCCCTCCTtctctccgctctctctctcctgggcAGGAGTCACGGCTGTGTGCGTCTGGACTTCGGGCAGCCCTTCTCACTCAAG GAGATGATCAGCAGCGGGCGTCTGCCAGTCAGAGGGCTTCCCCTGGAGGACATTCTGCTGCCAGCCGTGATGGGATCCAG GTCTGACTCCCTGTTTGCAGATAAATCCCTTGGCTGGGTCCTGCCAGTAGCAGCCTGCCCACAACTGGAGGAACAGGAGTGCCATCTGGTGGCCAGCCTCTGCAAGCACCTCCTGTACT CGGCCACTTCCTGTTCTGCGGTCATGTCCACATCCATGCTGTCCTGCCTGCTCCTGCACAGACACCGCAAG CAGGGCGTGGCCGTGCCGCAGCTGGCTCGTGATTTCTCCTGGCTGCTGGAGGAGGTCCTGTTCAGGAATCGGGACGTGGGGTTCGGGGGGAGCCTTCCTGAGGTGCTGTGCCACTCCATGACCCTGCTGCGGGACAGCCTGGTGCTCTGCACACCCCCCTCCGCCCCCGCCCCTCTCGTCGCACCCCGGAGCACCCCGCAGGCCGCCATGACCCTCTCCCGACACTGTGGGGCGCTGCAGCACCTCTTCATACACGAAGCCGTCGGGG CCTGTGCTGTCAGTGCCATGCTGTCTGAGATGATGGACTGTGTGAACATTGATGAGATGGACTTCGACGTGGCGCTGTGCCAAGAGGAGCTGACAGAGCGAGTGGCACAGCTGTGCCAGTTACTGCCCAGCGAGGCCCTGCTGCTGCCA CCCTGTCAGTCGGTGTACAGTTTTGCTCAGGATTCGATCGACAGTCTGGTGCGCTGTGGGATCCTCGTTATGGAGGAG CTGCCTCGAGAGCGCCCCCTGTGTGACCTGTGGGGTCGGCGTCAGGCTCTGCTGTGGAAGTCCTTTGATGACCTCtcgaacagtgacagcgactgtgAGGAGCCACCGGACCGCCGGTCCTACAAG CTGAACCAGCCCAATCACTGCCCAGACTTCTTCTTCCTGTGCAGTGTCCTCAGCCCCCTGCTGAGGGCGCTGTCCTGGTCTGTCTGTGGACTCCAGCACCTCTACTCCCCACTCACAG AGTCGGAGTGCATTGAACGCATGCAGGGATTCCTCCTTGACAAGGCCCAGGGAGAGTCCTCTTACTTTG AAAGTGCTACCCTGGAGATGGCTGCCACTGCAGTCTGGACATTAAGAGACCTGGGA gtTTTGAAAGAAGAGCCCGGGGAGGGTGGAGCTGTGTGTTTGCGACTCAGTGAAGCCTTTGAGCAGCCACTGGCCCAGGGGAAGCTGTGCAGGTTTATAGAACGGTTCCTGTACCATTGA
- the LOC117397772 gene encoding glycerol-3-phosphate acyltransferase 2, mitochondrial isoform X2: protein MLLDRGDATLGNPPPAQPIRSRAGVSWSLKIKKKLKGVTPFLGKFRPTVGQCCHQCTPESLGMKLLKNSPSLGFQNVLHVNETRTRFRGWLVRRVCGLLFVQERKVYPSPAGDRAERVLRSSRVQSLISSGGPTGGAVAGEGSSHIGETAIAATARRGQAVQILEGIQTSISSPLLRLAGWILLKLLGRMFANVQVSLNQLATLHKAPQLHGAPLVFVAVHKSSLDYALVPLVLFCHSLRVPYMVSSTDLEHTWLRPILQKVGVIFAPRCPMGKKDTETGALQCAVLSSFVSELLSEGQHLLLFLEEPGCVERRPSPCSAQGLSWVREAVCSGVVPDVALVPVGIAYDAPLEGLGGSCQQAPRCGGFLSLLLSALSLLGRSHGCVRLDFGQPFSLKEMISSGRLPVRGLPLEDILLPAVMGSRSDSLFADKSLGWVLPVAACPQLEEQECHLVASLCKHLLYSATSCSAVMSTSMLSCLLLHRHRKGVAVPQLARDFSWLLEEVLFRNRDVGFGGSLPEVLCHSMTLLRDSLVLCTPPSAPAPLVAPRSTPQAAMTLSRHCGALQHLFIHEAVGACAVSAMLSEMMDCVNIDEMDFDVALCQEELTERVAQLCQLLPSEALLLPPCQSVYSFAQDSIDSLVRCGILVMEELPRERPLCDLWGRRQALLWKSFDDLSNSDSDCEEPPDRRSYKLNQPNHCPDFFFLCSVLSPLLRALSWSVCGLQHLYSPLTESECIERMQGFLLDKAQGESSYFESATLEMAATAVWTLRDLGVLKEEPGEGGAVCLRLSEAFEQPLAQGKLCRFIERFLYH, encoded by the exons GTGTCTTGGAGTCTGAAGATCAAGAAGAAGCTGAAAGGGGTGACCCCGTTTTTGGGGAAGTTTCGTCCGACAGTGGGGCAATGCTGTCACCAGTGCACCCCGGAGAGCTTG GGAATGAAGCTGCTCAAGAATTCTCCCTCTCTGGGATTCCAGAATGTCCTGCATGTAAATGAAACCCGCACGAG GTTCAGAGGCTGGCTGGTGAGGCGGGTGTGCGGGTTGCTTTTCGTTCAGGAGCGCAAGGTGTACCCCAGCCCAGCCGGAGACAGAGCAGAGCGGGTGCTCCGCAGCAGCAG AGTTCAGAGCCTCATTTCCTCTGGCGGGCCAACAGGGGGTGCTGTGGCAGGAGAAGGGAGCTCTCACATTGGGGAGACTGCAATAGCAGCGACGGCCAGGAGGGGGCAGGCTGTGCAGATCCTGGAGGGGATTCAAACCTCAATCTCCTCTCCTTTACTCAG GCTAGCTGGGTGGATCCTGCTGAAGCTTCTCGGCCGCATGTTTGCGAATGTGCAGGTCAGCTTGAACCAGCTGGCAACGCTGCACAAAGCTCCACAGCTG CACGGGGCTCCACTGGTTTTCGTCGCCGTTCACAAGTCCAGTCTGGATTACGCACTGGTGCCACTGGTCCTGTTTTGTCACAGTCTGAGGGTTCCCTACATGGTCAGCAGCACAGATCTGGAGCACACCTGGCTCAG GCCCATCCTGCAGAAAGTGGGCGTGATCTTCGCCCCGCGCTGTCCAATGGGGAAGAAGGACACAGAGACTGGCGCTCTGCAGTGTGCTGTGCTGAGCTCA TTTGTCTCTGAGCTCTTGTCTGAGGGGCAGCACCTCCTGCTGTTCCTGGAGGAACCTGGATGTGTTGAGCGGCGCCCGTCTCCCTGCAGCGCGCAGGGGCTGTCCTGGGTTCGAGAGGCAGTGTGCAGTGGAGTTGTGCCCGACGTGGCGCTGGTACCAGTGGGCATCGCGTATGACGCACCACTGGAAGGGCTGGGGGGCTCTTGTCAGCAG GCTCCTCGCTGTGGTGGGTTTCTGTCCCTCCTtctctccgctctctctctcctgggcAGGAGTCACGGCTGTGTGCGTCTGGACTTCGGGCAGCCCTTCTCACTCAAG GAGATGATCAGCAGCGGGCGTCTGCCAGTCAGAGGGCTTCCCCTGGAGGACATTCTGCTGCCAGCCGTGATGGGATCCAG GTCTGACTCCCTGTTTGCAGATAAATCCCTTGGCTGGGTCCTGCCAGTAGCAGCCTGCCCACAACTGGAGGAACAGGAGTGCCATCTGGTGGCCAGCCTCTGCAAGCACCTCCTGTACT CGGCCACTTCCTGTTCTGCGGTCATGTCCACATCCATGCTGTCCTGCCTGCTCCTGCACAGACACCGCAAG GGCGTGGCCGTGCCGCAGCTGGCTCGTGATTTCTCCTGGCTGCTGGAGGAGGTCCTGTTCAGGAATCGGGACGTGGGGTTCGGGGGGAGCCTTCCTGAGGTGCTGTGCCACTCCATGACCCTGCTGCGGGACAGCCTGGTGCTCTGCACACCCCCCTCCGCCCCCGCCCCTCTCGTCGCACCCCGGAGCACCCCGCAGGCCGCCATGACCCTCTCCCGACACTGTGGGGCGCTGCAGCACCTCTTCATACACGAAGCCGTCGGGG CCTGTGCTGTCAGTGCCATGCTGTCTGAGATGATGGACTGTGTGAACATTGATGAGATGGACTTCGACGTGGCGCTGTGCCAAGAGGAGCTGACAGAGCGAGTGGCACAGCTGTGCCAGTTACTGCCCAGCGAGGCCCTGCTGCTGCCA CCCTGTCAGTCGGTGTACAGTTTTGCTCAGGATTCGATCGACAGTCTGGTGCGCTGTGGGATCCTCGTTATGGAGGAG CTGCCTCGAGAGCGCCCCCTGTGTGACCTGTGGGGTCGGCGTCAGGCTCTGCTGTGGAAGTCCTTTGATGACCTCtcgaacagtgacagcgactgtgAGGAGCCACCGGACCGCCGGTCCTACAAG CTGAACCAGCCCAATCACTGCCCAGACTTCTTCTTCCTGTGCAGTGTCCTCAGCCCCCTGCTGAGGGCGCTGTCCTGGTCTGTCTGTGGACTCCAGCACCTCTACTCCCCACTCACAG AGTCGGAGTGCATTGAACGCATGCAGGGATTCCTCCTTGACAAGGCCCAGGGAGAGTCCTCTTACTTTG AAAGTGCTACCCTGGAGATGGCTGCCACTGCAGTCTGGACATTAAGAGACCTGGGA gtTTTGAAAGAAGAGCCCGGGGAGGGTGGAGCTGTGTGTTTGCGACTCAGTGAAGCCTTTGAGCAGCCACTGGCCCAGGGGAAGCTGTGCAGGTTTATAGAACGGTTCCTGTACCATTGA
- the LOC117397929 gene encoding fumarylacetoacetate hydrolase domain-containing protein 2 isoform X1, with product MFVQSLLNAIRLLLSTRYDRSRISTGKLMSLPIRSLQGASRLSDWLLRSGGRRCLSRGMRLVQFRRGGGSPEVRVGVQQREGGELVDLNSFDPSLPHSMRGFLERGESGLDTAQRALSSGQHLVPLSEASLLSPITGPDKVICVGMNYVDHCLEQGVAIPSEPIIFSKFPSAIAGPCDDIIHPAQTKELDWEVELAFVIGKTGKHIKEEEALGHVAGFTVAHDVSARDWQMKRNGKQWLLGKTFDTFCPLGPAIVTTGALSDPHNLGIRCRVNGRVVQDSNTNQMVFKTEALVSWVSQFVTLYPGDVFLTGTPPGVGVFRKPPVFLKKGDVVECEIDEIGLIRNTVV from the exons ATGTTTGTGCAATCATTGCTCAATGCTATTAGATTGCTCTTATCTACGAGATATGACAGATCGCGAATAAGCACAGGAAAG CTGATGAGCCTGCCTATCAGATCCCTGCAAGGTGCGAGCAGACTCTCTGATTGGTTGCTGCGGAGCGGCGGGAGGCGGTGCTTGTCCAGAGGGATGCGATTGGTGCAGTTCCGGCGGGGAGGCGGGTCCCCAGAGGTGCGGGTTGGAGTGCAGCAGCGGGAGGGGGGGGAGCTGGTGGATCTGAACTCCTTCGACCCCTCCCTGCCACACAGCATGAGGGGCTTcctggagagaggggagagtggcCTGGACACAGCACAGAG AGCCCTGTCCAGCGGTCAGCACCTCGTCCCTCTCTCGGAGGCCTCCCTGCTGTCTCCCATCACTGGCCCGGACAAGGTGATCTGTGTGGGGATGAACTACGTGGATCACTGTCTGGAGCAGGGCGTGGCCATCCCCTCCGAGCCCATCATCTTCAGCAAGTTCCCCAGCGCCATCGCCGGCCCCTGCGATGACATCATACACCCCGCCCAGACCAAG GAGCTGGACTGGGAGGTGGAGCTGGCTTTTGTCATTGGGAAAACAGGAAAGCACATCAAG GAGGAGGAGGCTCTGGGCCACGTCGCTGGTTTCACCGTGGCGCACGACGTGAGCGCACGGGATTGGCAGATGAAGCGCAACGGGAAGCAGTGGCTGCTGGGAAAGACGTTTGACACATTCTGCCCCCTAGGGCCGGCGATCGTCACTACAGGAGCCCTGTCCG acCCGCACAACCTGGGGATCCGTTGCCGTGTCAACGGGCGTGTGGTTCAGGACAGCAATACTAATCAGATGGTCTTCAAAACAGAGGCGCTGGTTTCCTGGGTCTCGCA GTTTGTCACGCTGTACCCCGGAGACGTCTTCCTCACTGGGACCCCGCCTGGCGTCGGGGTTTTCAGGAAGCCGCCGGTTTTCCTCAAG AAAGGGGATGTCGTGGAGTGTGAGATCGATGAGATTGGACTCATCCGCAACACAGTGGTGTGA